From Rutidosis leptorrhynchoides isolate AG116_Rl617_1_P2 chromosome 3, CSIRO_AGI_Rlap_v1, whole genome shotgun sequence, a single genomic window includes:
- the LOC139897045 gene encoding proteasome subunit beta type-2-A-like — protein MECVFGMVGKGFALVVADTSAVNSILVHKSNEDKIMLLDSHKLMGASGEAGDRAQFTEYVQKNVSLYQFRNGIPLTTKAAANFMRGELATALRKNPYQVNIVLAGYDKENGPSLYFIDYIATLHKVDKAAFGYGSYFALSMMDRHYHPDMTVDEAIKLADQCIDEIRSRLVVAPQNFVIKIVDQDGAREHSWRRTTKD, from the exons ATGGAATGTGTATTTGGGATGGTAGGGAAAGGTTTCGCGTTAGTGGTAGCAGATACATCAGCTGTTAACAGTATTTTGGTTCACAAATCAAATGAAGACAAAATCATGCTTCTTGATTCTCATAAACTTATGGGAGCCAGTGGTGAAGCTGGTGATCG AGCTCAATTCACGGAGTACGTACAGAAAAATGTATCTTTGTATCAATTCCGGAATGGAATCCCACTGACTACCAAGGCTGCTGCAAATTTCATGCGTGGTGAGCTCGCTACAGCTTTACGAAAG AACCCATATCAGGTGAACATTGTGCTAGCTGGTTATGATAAAGAAAATGGACCATCACTATACTTCATCGACTACATTGCCACCCTGCACAAGGTTGACAAGGCAGCCTTTGGATATGGTTCATACTTTGCTCTGTCCATGATGGACCGTCACTACCATCCAGACATGACGGTTGATGAAGCCATTAAACTTGCTGATCAGTGCATCGATGAAATTCGGTCCAGGTTGGTTGTGGCTCCTCAGAATTTTGTCATTAAGATCGTTGATCAAGACGGGGCACGTGAACACTCGTGGCGCCGGACCACAAAGGACTAG
- the LOC139897046 gene encoding uncharacterized protein isoform X3, with the protein MDYQKINPNKNPLPVTGGGLSPVKLRNMLKKKKKQVEFEDEIESTTFSLASQVSEIDDSENYKDVDVVSVLGADNECRSKDQSLLNSRIRSQDEGYMDYDNGVDKITALPFEFQKTERASHRKPMVPFSKQAPSKWDDAQKWIASPTSSRVKNEPIVKKNNHGNRQPVTKVVVEVPDLRLVPYEEPDTKQIDSNQSKDNKGQSVSWDVDYVKSTVVDSYSKSVLMIGDSVGDSAINLSRHDTSLSIQNTTLVPPPTEARSVSMRDMGTEMTPIASQEPSRTGTPVRATTPSRSPSSSRPATPERTGPVSSTTTNNSNPLFDSGNRELSEKELQLKTRREIKALGTQLGKTNIAAWASKDEEDKDASTLGGGKSVIEVRAAAWEDAEKAKYMARFKREEVKIEAWENHQKAKTEAEMRRIEVEVERMRGGAHDRLMNKLAAARHKAEEKRAAAEAKRNREAARAEEQAAYIRKTGRIPSSFSCYCWCF; encoded by the exons ATGGATTACCAGAAAATAAACCCAAATAAAAACCCATTACCGGTAAC TGGGGGTGGATTATCTCCTGTAAAATTGAGAAATAtgttgaagaaaaagaagaaacaagTTGAATTTGAAGATGAAATTGAGTCTACTACTTTCTCTTTAGCATCTCAAGTTTCTGAAATTGATGATTCAG AGAATTACAAAGATGTAGATGTTGTAAGTGTACTAGGAGCAGATAACGAGTGTAGATCGAAAGACCAGTCACTGTTAAATTCAAGAATTAGGTCCCAAGATGAAGGTTATATGGATTATGACAATGGTGTTGATAAAATTACTGCATTGCCCTTTGAGTTTCAGAAGACCGAACGAGCCTCTCATAGAAAGCCTATGGTTCCATTTTCGAAACAAGCACCATCTAAATGGGATGATGCTCAAAAGTGGATAGCTAGCCCGACATCTAGCCGTGTGAAAAACGAGCCGATTGTGAAGAAAAATAATCATGGAAACAGGCAACCAGTGACTAAAGTGGTGGTTGAAGTTCCTGATTTAAGATTGGTTCCTTATGAAGAACCTGATACAAAGCAGATTGATTCGAACCAATCGAAGGATAACAAAGGGCAGTCTGTGAGTTGGGATGTAGATTATGTTAAATCGACAGTGGTTGATTCGTACAGTAAGTCAGTGTTAATGATTGGAGACTCAGTTGGCGATTCGGCAA TTAATTTGAGTCGCCATGATACATCGTTATCCATTCAAAACACGACACTTGTCCCTCCCCCTACAGAAGCTAGATCTGTATCAATGAGAGATATGGGGACCGAAATGACTCCAATTGCTAGCCAAGAACCTTCTAGAACCGGGACCCCCGTAAGGGCAACGACTCCTAGTAGGAGTCCAAGTTCTTCTCGACCCGCAACTCCCGAACGAACGGGTCCCGTTTCATCAACCACCacaaataactcaaatccgttgtTTGATTCTGGTAACCGAGAGTTATCTGAAAAGGAGTTACAGTTGAAAACTAGAAGGGAGATAAAGGCTCTTGGAACTCAGTTGGGTAAAACGAACATTGCTGCATGGGCTAGTAAGGACGAGGAAGATAAAGACGCGTCGACATTGGGTGGGGGTAAAAGTGTAATTGAGGTACGCGCAGCTGCTTGGGAAGATGCCGAAAAAGCCAAGTATATGGCTAG GTTTAAACGTGAAGAGGTAAAGATAGAAGCATGGGAAAACCATCAAAAAGCGAAGACGGAAGCTGAGATGAGGAGAATTGAG GTAGAGGTAGAAAGAATGAGAGGTGGAGCGCATGATCGGCTAATGAACAAATTAGCAGCAGCAAGACACAAGGCCGAAGAGAAACGTGCTGCAGCAGAGGCAAAGCGAAACCGTGAAGCTGCAAGAGCTGAAGAACAAGCAGCATATATTCGAAAAACTGGAAGAATACCGTCTTCATTCTCATGCTATTGCTGGTGCTTTTAG
- the LOC139897046 gene encoding uncharacterized protein isoform X1, giving the protein MDYQKINPNKNPLPVTGGGLSPVKLRNMLKKKKKQVEFEDEIESTTFSLASQVSEIDDSGNCLENYKDVDVVSVLGADNECRSKDQSLLNSRIRSQDEGYMDYDNGVDKITALPFEFQKTERASHRKPMVPFSKQAPSKWDDAQKWIASPTSSRVKNEPIVKKNNHGNRQPVTKVVVEVPDLRLVPYEEPDTKQIDSNQSKDNKGQSVSWDVDYVKSTVVDSYSKSVLMIGDSVGDSAINLSRHDTSLSIQNTTLVPPPTEARSVSMRDMGTEMTPIASQEPSRTGTPVRATTPSRSPSSSRPATPERTGPVSSTTTNNSNPLFDSGNRELSEKELQLKTRREIKALGTQLGKTNIAAWASKDEEDKDASTLGGGKSVIEVRAAAWEDAEKAKYMARFKREEVKIEAWENHQKAKTEAEMRRIEVEVERMRGGAHDRLMNKLAAARHKAEEKRAAAEAKRNREAARAEEQAAYIRKTGRIPSSFSCYCWCF; this is encoded by the exons ATGGATTACCAGAAAATAAACCCAAATAAAAACCCATTACCGGTAAC TGGGGGTGGATTATCTCCTGTAAAATTGAGAAATAtgttgaagaaaaagaagaaacaagTTGAATTTGAAGATGAAATTGAGTCTACTACTTTCTCTTTAGCATCTCAAGTTTCTGAAATTGATGATTCAG GAAATTGTTTAGAGAATTACAAAGATGTAGATGTTGTAAGTGTACTAGGAGCAGATAACGAGTGTAGATCGAAAGACCAGTCACTGTTAAATTCAAGAATTAGGTCCCAAGATGAAGGTTATATGGATTATGACAATGGTGTTGATAAAATTACTGCATTGCCCTTTGAGTTTCAGAAGACCGAACGAGCCTCTCATAGAAAGCCTATGGTTCCATTTTCGAAACAAGCACCATCTAAATGGGATGATGCTCAAAAGTGGATAGCTAGCCCGACATCTAGCCGTGTGAAAAACGAGCCGATTGTGAAGAAAAATAATCATGGAAACAGGCAACCAGTGACTAAAGTGGTGGTTGAAGTTCCTGATTTAAGATTGGTTCCTTATGAAGAACCTGATACAAAGCAGATTGATTCGAACCAATCGAAGGATAACAAAGGGCAGTCTGTGAGTTGGGATGTAGATTATGTTAAATCGACAGTGGTTGATTCGTACAGTAAGTCAGTGTTAATGATTGGAGACTCAGTTGGCGATTCGGCAA TTAATTTGAGTCGCCATGATACATCGTTATCCATTCAAAACACGACACTTGTCCCTCCCCCTACAGAAGCTAGATCTGTATCAATGAGAGATATGGGGACCGAAATGACTCCAATTGCTAGCCAAGAACCTTCTAGAACCGGGACCCCCGTAAGGGCAACGACTCCTAGTAGGAGTCCAAGTTCTTCTCGACCCGCAACTCCCGAACGAACGGGTCCCGTTTCATCAACCACCacaaataactcaaatccgttgtTTGATTCTGGTAACCGAGAGTTATCTGAAAAGGAGTTACAGTTGAAAACTAGAAGGGAGATAAAGGCTCTTGGAACTCAGTTGGGTAAAACGAACATTGCTGCATGGGCTAGTAAGGACGAGGAAGATAAAGACGCGTCGACATTGGGTGGGGGTAAAAGTGTAATTGAGGTACGCGCAGCTGCTTGGGAAGATGCCGAAAAAGCCAAGTATATGGCTAG GTTTAAACGTGAAGAGGTAAAGATAGAAGCATGGGAAAACCATCAAAAAGCGAAGACGGAAGCTGAGATGAGGAGAATTGAG GTAGAGGTAGAAAGAATGAGAGGTGGAGCGCATGATCGGCTAATGAACAAATTAGCAGCAGCAAGACACAAGGCCGAAGAGAAACGTGCTGCAGCAGAGGCAAAGCGAAACCGTGAAGCTGCAAGAGCTGAAGAACAAGCAGCATATATTCGAAAAACTGGAAGAATACCGTCTTCATTCTCATGCTATTGCTGGTGCTTTTAG
- the LOC139897046 gene encoding uncharacterized protein isoform X2 → MDYQKINPNKNPLPGSGGGLSPVKLRNMLKKKKKQVEFEDEIESTTFSLASQVSEIDDSGNCLENYKDVDVVSVLGADNECRSKDQSLLNSRIRSQDEGYMDYDNGVDKITALPFEFQKTERASHRKPMVPFSKQAPSKWDDAQKWIASPTSSRVKNEPIVKKNNHGNRQPVTKVVVEVPDLRLVPYEEPDTKQIDSNQSKDNKGQSVSWDVDYVKSTVVDSYSKSVLMIGDSVGDSAINLSRHDTSLSIQNTTLVPPPTEARSVSMRDMGTEMTPIASQEPSRTGTPVRATTPSRSPSSSRPATPERTGPVSSTTTNNSNPLFDSGNRELSEKELQLKTRREIKALGTQLGKTNIAAWASKDEEDKDASTLGGGKSVIEVRAAAWEDAEKAKYMARFKREEVKIEAWENHQKAKTEAEMRRIEVEVERMRGGAHDRLMNKLAAARHKAEEKRAAAEAKRNREAARAEEQAAYIRKTGRIPSSFSCYCWCF, encoded by the exons ATGGATTACCAGAAAATAAACCCAAATAAAAACCCATTACCG GGTAGTGGGGGTGGATTATCTCCTGTAAAATTGAGAAATAtgttgaagaaaaagaagaaacaagTTGAATTTGAAGATGAAATTGAGTCTACTACTTTCTCTTTAGCATCTCAAGTTTCTGAAATTGATGATTCAG GAAATTGTTTAGAGAATTACAAAGATGTAGATGTTGTAAGTGTACTAGGAGCAGATAACGAGTGTAGATCGAAAGACCAGTCACTGTTAAATTCAAGAATTAGGTCCCAAGATGAAGGTTATATGGATTATGACAATGGTGTTGATAAAATTACTGCATTGCCCTTTGAGTTTCAGAAGACCGAACGAGCCTCTCATAGAAAGCCTATGGTTCCATTTTCGAAACAAGCACCATCTAAATGGGATGATGCTCAAAAGTGGATAGCTAGCCCGACATCTAGCCGTGTGAAAAACGAGCCGATTGTGAAGAAAAATAATCATGGAAACAGGCAACCAGTGACTAAAGTGGTGGTTGAAGTTCCTGATTTAAGATTGGTTCCTTATGAAGAACCTGATACAAAGCAGATTGATTCGAACCAATCGAAGGATAACAAAGGGCAGTCTGTGAGTTGGGATGTAGATTATGTTAAATCGACAGTGGTTGATTCGTACAGTAAGTCAGTGTTAATGATTGGAGACTCAGTTGGCGATTCGGCAA TTAATTTGAGTCGCCATGATACATCGTTATCCATTCAAAACACGACACTTGTCCCTCCCCCTACAGAAGCTAGATCTGTATCAATGAGAGATATGGGGACCGAAATGACTCCAATTGCTAGCCAAGAACCTTCTAGAACCGGGACCCCCGTAAGGGCAACGACTCCTAGTAGGAGTCCAAGTTCTTCTCGACCCGCAACTCCCGAACGAACGGGTCCCGTTTCATCAACCACCacaaataactcaaatccgttgtTTGATTCTGGTAACCGAGAGTTATCTGAAAAGGAGTTACAGTTGAAAACTAGAAGGGAGATAAAGGCTCTTGGAACTCAGTTGGGTAAAACGAACATTGCTGCATGGGCTAGTAAGGACGAGGAAGATAAAGACGCGTCGACATTGGGTGGGGGTAAAAGTGTAATTGAGGTACGCGCAGCTGCTTGGGAAGATGCCGAAAAAGCCAAGTATATGGCTAG GTTTAAACGTGAAGAGGTAAAGATAGAAGCATGGGAAAACCATCAAAAAGCGAAGACGGAAGCTGAGATGAGGAGAATTGAG GTAGAGGTAGAAAGAATGAGAGGTGGAGCGCATGATCGGCTAATGAACAAATTAGCAGCAGCAAGACACAAGGCCGAAGAGAAACGTGCTGCAGCAGAGGCAAAGCGAAACCGTGAAGCTGCAAGAGCTGAAGAACAAGCAGCATATATTCGAAAAACTGGAAGAATACCGTCTTCATTCTCATGCTATTGCTGGTGCTTTTAG
- the LOC139897046 gene encoding uncharacterized protein isoform X4 — translation MLKKKKKQVEFEDEIESTTFSLASQVSEIDDSGNCLENYKDVDVVSVLGADNECRSKDQSLLNSRIRSQDEGYMDYDNGVDKITALPFEFQKTERASHRKPMVPFSKQAPSKWDDAQKWIASPTSSRVKNEPIVKKNNHGNRQPVTKVVVEVPDLRLVPYEEPDTKQIDSNQSKDNKGQSVSWDVDYVKSTVVDSYSKSVLMIGDSVGDSAINLSRHDTSLSIQNTTLVPPPTEARSVSMRDMGTEMTPIASQEPSRTGTPVRATTPSRSPSSSRPATPERTGPVSSTTTNNSNPLFDSGNRELSEKELQLKTRREIKALGTQLGKTNIAAWASKDEEDKDASTLGGGKSVIEVRAAAWEDAEKAKYMARFKREEVKIEAWENHQKAKTEAEMRRIEVEVERMRGGAHDRLMNKLAAARHKAEEKRAAAEAKRNREAARAEEQAAYIRKTGRIPSSFSCYCWCF, via the exons AtgttgaagaaaaagaagaaacaagTTGAATTTGAAGATGAAATTGAGTCTACTACTTTCTCTTTAGCATCTCAAGTTTCTGAAATTGATGATTCAG GAAATTGTTTAGAGAATTACAAAGATGTAGATGTTGTAAGTGTACTAGGAGCAGATAACGAGTGTAGATCGAAAGACCAGTCACTGTTAAATTCAAGAATTAGGTCCCAAGATGAAGGTTATATGGATTATGACAATGGTGTTGATAAAATTACTGCATTGCCCTTTGAGTTTCAGAAGACCGAACGAGCCTCTCATAGAAAGCCTATGGTTCCATTTTCGAAACAAGCACCATCTAAATGGGATGATGCTCAAAAGTGGATAGCTAGCCCGACATCTAGCCGTGTGAAAAACGAGCCGATTGTGAAGAAAAATAATCATGGAAACAGGCAACCAGTGACTAAAGTGGTGGTTGAAGTTCCTGATTTAAGATTGGTTCCTTATGAAGAACCTGATACAAAGCAGATTGATTCGAACCAATCGAAGGATAACAAAGGGCAGTCTGTGAGTTGGGATGTAGATTATGTTAAATCGACAGTGGTTGATTCGTACAGTAAGTCAGTGTTAATGATTGGAGACTCAGTTGGCGATTCGGCAA TTAATTTGAGTCGCCATGATACATCGTTATCCATTCAAAACACGACACTTGTCCCTCCCCCTACAGAAGCTAGATCTGTATCAATGAGAGATATGGGGACCGAAATGACTCCAATTGCTAGCCAAGAACCTTCTAGAACCGGGACCCCCGTAAGGGCAACGACTCCTAGTAGGAGTCCAAGTTCTTCTCGACCCGCAACTCCCGAACGAACGGGTCCCGTTTCATCAACCACCacaaataactcaaatccgttgtTTGATTCTGGTAACCGAGAGTTATCTGAAAAGGAGTTACAGTTGAAAACTAGAAGGGAGATAAAGGCTCTTGGAACTCAGTTGGGTAAAACGAACATTGCTGCATGGGCTAGTAAGGACGAGGAAGATAAAGACGCGTCGACATTGGGTGGGGGTAAAAGTGTAATTGAGGTACGCGCAGCTGCTTGGGAAGATGCCGAAAAAGCCAAGTATATGGCTAG GTTTAAACGTGAAGAGGTAAAGATAGAAGCATGGGAAAACCATCAAAAAGCGAAGACGGAAGCTGAGATGAGGAGAATTGAG GTAGAGGTAGAAAGAATGAGAGGTGGAGCGCATGATCGGCTAATGAACAAATTAGCAGCAGCAAGACACAAGGCCGAAGAGAAACGTGCTGCAGCAGAGGCAAAGCGAAACCGTGAAGCTGCAAGAGCTGAAGAACAAGCAGCATATATTCGAAAAACTGGAAGAATACCGTCTTCATTCTCATGCTATTGCTGGTGCTTTTAG